The Anas platyrhynchos isolate ZD024472 breed Pekin duck chromosome 34, IASCAAS_PekinDuck_T2T, whole genome shotgun sequence genome contains a region encoding:
- the CSRNP2 gene encoding cysteine/serine-rich nuclear protein 2 isoform X1 yields the protein MEPPASTAASALPFPSRGAPQNPPLPSPSRLPSEIQQLPVPRMRPGAPRSVASPPAAGAGAGEPVAGPPPARCAPPLHASRGQMDAIASGGLKRKFEDADVGSPASNSDDEISNSDSADSCDSVNPSSSTGFIPTSILKRQKQLRRKNVRFDQVTVYYFARRQGFTSVPSQGGSSLGMAQRHNSVRRYTLCEFAQEQEVNHREILREHLKEEKLHAKKMKLTKNGTVESEEAEGLTLEDVSDDDIDVENVEVDDYFFLQPLPTKRRRALLRASGVHRIDAEEKQELRAIRLSREECGCDCRLYCDPEACACSQAGIKCQVDRMSFPCGCSRDGCGNMAGRIEFNPIRVRTHYLHTIMKLELENKRQGARPAEEEAVAAAVAAAQGSGSAWPGTQPPETQDFQEFMAENETAVMHLQTAEELERLKAEEDSSSSSGVESLGVCILEEPLAVPEGLCPGLAAPILIQAQLPPGSSVLCFADGAEQAAAAGNQPYLNGGPVVYYQVEQRSVLGTKGESGPEELEVPPTYPSEKDLGVISVPVASLVTCGRAAAAPSKGEAAKAPAPEAAAPGEGCRGAPAAPFGTNSPSPAPEQAPEHAREPPAAEERALGAALPV from the exons ATGGAGCCACCCGCATCCACAGCAGCCTCGGCTCTGCCTTTCCCCAGCCGGGgggctccccaaaacccccccttGCCCAGCCCCTCCAGGCTTCCCAGTGAGATCCAGCAGCTCCCCGTCCCTCGGATGCGTCCGGGTGCTCCCAG GTCCGTGGCGAGCCCGccggcagctggggctggcgcCGGGGAGCCGGTGGCAggtcccccccccgcccgctgcGCACCCCCTCTCCATGCGAGCCGCGGCCAAATGGATGCGATCGCGAGCGGCGGCCTCAAGAGGAAGTTCGAGGACGCGGACGTGGGCTCCCCGGCCTCCAACTCGGACGATGAAATCTCCAACAGCGACAGCGCCGACAGCTGCGACAGCGTCAACCCCTCCAGCTCCACCGGCTTCATCC CCACCTCCATCCTGAAGAGGCAGAAGCAGCTGCGCAGGAAGAATGTGCGCTTCGACCAGGTGACGGTGTACTACTTCGCCCGGCGCCAGGGCTTCACCAGCGTGCCCAGCCAGGGCGGCAGCTCCCTGGGCATGGCGCAGCGCCACAACTCGGTGCGCCGCTACACGCTCTGCGAGTTCgcccaggagcaggaggtgaACCACCGGGAGATCCTGCGGGAGCACCTCAAGGAGGAGAAGCTCCACGCCAAGAAAATGAAG CTCACCAAGAACGGCACGGTGGAGTCCGAGGAGGCGGAGGGGCTGACGCTGGAGGACGTCTCGGACGACGACATCGACGTGGAGAACGTGGAGGTGGACGACTACttcttcctgcagcccctgcccaccaaGCGGCGCCGGGCGCTGCTCCGCGCCTCCGGCGTGCACCGCATCGACGCCGAGGAGAAGCAGGAGCTGCGAGCCATCCGCCTCTCGCGGGAGGAGTGCGGCTGCGACTGCCGCCTCTACTGCGACCCCGAGGCCTGCGCCTGCAGCCAGGCGGGCATCAAATGCCAG GTGGACCGCATGTCCTTCCCCTGCGGCTGCTCGCGGGACGGCTGCGGGAACATGGCCGGCCGCATCGAGTTCAACCCCATCCGCGTGCGGACTCACTACCTCCACACCATCATgaagctggagctggagaaCAAGCGCCAGGGAGCCCGGCCCGccgaggaggaggcggtggcggcaGCGGTGGCGGCAGCGCAGGGCTCCGGCAGCGCCTGGCCGGGGACGCAGCCCCCGGAGACGCAGGACTTCCAGGAGTTCATGGCGGAGAACGAGACGGCCGTCATGCACCTGCAGACggcggaggagctggagagGCTGAAGGCCGAGGAAGACTCGAGCAGCAGCTCCGGCGTGGAGAGCTTGGGCGTCTGCATCCTGGAGGAGCCCCTGGCCGTGCCGGAGGGTTTGTGCCCCGGCCTCGCCGCCCCCATCCTCATCCAAGCGCAGCTGCCGCCGGGTTCCTCCGTCCTCTGCTTTGCCGACGGCGCCGAGCAGGCGGCTGCGGCGGGCAACCAGCCCTACCTGAACGGTGGCCCCGTGGTCTACTACCAGGTGGAGCAGCGCTCCGTGCTGGGCACCAAGGGCGAGAGCGGCCCCGAGGAGCTGGAGGTGCCCCCGACGTACCCGAGCGAGAAGGACCTGGGCGTCATCTCCGTCCCCGTGGCGTCGCTGGTGACTTGCGGCCGCGCCGCCGCTGCTCCGAGCAAGGGAGAAGCGGCAAAAGCCCCGGCTCCggaggctgcagccccgggCGAGGGCTGCCGTggggcccccgccgccccctttGGCACAAACTCTCCGTCCCCTGCACCCGAGCAAGCCCCGGAGCACGCACGGGAGCCGCCCGCCGCCGAGGAGCGCGCGCTGGGAGCCGCCCTGCCCGTCTGA
- the CSRNP2 gene encoding cysteine/serine-rich nuclear protein 2 isoform X2 — translation MGLGPWVLTFFPRAHRSVASPPAAGAGAGEPVAGPPPARCAPPLHASRGQMDAIASGGLKRKFEDADVGSPASNSDDEISNSDSADSCDSVNPSSSTGFIPTSILKRQKQLRRKNVRFDQVTVYYFARRQGFTSVPSQGGSSLGMAQRHNSVRRYTLCEFAQEQEVNHREILREHLKEEKLHAKKMKLTKNGTVESEEAEGLTLEDVSDDDIDVENVEVDDYFFLQPLPTKRRRALLRASGVHRIDAEEKQELRAIRLSREECGCDCRLYCDPEACACSQAGIKCQVDRMSFPCGCSRDGCGNMAGRIEFNPIRVRTHYLHTIMKLELENKRQGARPAEEEAVAAAVAAAQGSGSAWPGTQPPETQDFQEFMAENETAVMHLQTAEELERLKAEEDSSSSSGVESLGVCILEEPLAVPEGLCPGLAAPILIQAQLPPGSSVLCFADGAEQAAAAGNQPYLNGGPVVYYQVEQRSVLGTKGESGPEELEVPPTYPSEKDLGVISVPVASLVTCGRAAAAPSKGEAAKAPAPEAAAPGEGCRGAPAAPFGTNSPSPAPEQAPEHAREPPAAEERALGAALPV, via the exons ATGGGGCTCGGTCCCTGGGTGCTGACTTTCTTTCCCCGTGCCCACAGGTCCGTGGCGAGCCCGccggcagctggggctggcgcCGGGGAGCCGGTGGCAggtcccccccccgcccgctgcGCACCCCCTCTCCATGCGAGCCGCGGCCAAATGGATGCGATCGCGAGCGGCGGCCTCAAGAGGAAGTTCGAGGACGCGGACGTGGGCTCCCCGGCCTCCAACTCGGACGATGAAATCTCCAACAGCGACAGCGCCGACAGCTGCGACAGCGTCAACCCCTCCAGCTCCACCGGCTTCATCC CCACCTCCATCCTGAAGAGGCAGAAGCAGCTGCGCAGGAAGAATGTGCGCTTCGACCAGGTGACGGTGTACTACTTCGCCCGGCGCCAGGGCTTCACCAGCGTGCCCAGCCAGGGCGGCAGCTCCCTGGGCATGGCGCAGCGCCACAACTCGGTGCGCCGCTACACGCTCTGCGAGTTCgcccaggagcaggaggtgaACCACCGGGAGATCCTGCGGGAGCACCTCAAGGAGGAGAAGCTCCACGCCAAGAAAATGAAG CTCACCAAGAACGGCACGGTGGAGTCCGAGGAGGCGGAGGGGCTGACGCTGGAGGACGTCTCGGACGACGACATCGACGTGGAGAACGTGGAGGTGGACGACTACttcttcctgcagcccctgcccaccaaGCGGCGCCGGGCGCTGCTCCGCGCCTCCGGCGTGCACCGCATCGACGCCGAGGAGAAGCAGGAGCTGCGAGCCATCCGCCTCTCGCGGGAGGAGTGCGGCTGCGACTGCCGCCTCTACTGCGACCCCGAGGCCTGCGCCTGCAGCCAGGCGGGCATCAAATGCCAG GTGGACCGCATGTCCTTCCCCTGCGGCTGCTCGCGGGACGGCTGCGGGAACATGGCCGGCCGCATCGAGTTCAACCCCATCCGCGTGCGGACTCACTACCTCCACACCATCATgaagctggagctggagaaCAAGCGCCAGGGAGCCCGGCCCGccgaggaggaggcggtggcggcaGCGGTGGCGGCAGCGCAGGGCTCCGGCAGCGCCTGGCCGGGGACGCAGCCCCCGGAGACGCAGGACTTCCAGGAGTTCATGGCGGAGAACGAGACGGCCGTCATGCACCTGCAGACggcggaggagctggagagGCTGAAGGCCGAGGAAGACTCGAGCAGCAGCTCCGGCGTGGAGAGCTTGGGCGTCTGCATCCTGGAGGAGCCCCTGGCCGTGCCGGAGGGTTTGTGCCCCGGCCTCGCCGCCCCCATCCTCATCCAAGCGCAGCTGCCGCCGGGTTCCTCCGTCCTCTGCTTTGCCGACGGCGCCGAGCAGGCGGCTGCGGCGGGCAACCAGCCCTACCTGAACGGTGGCCCCGTGGTCTACTACCAGGTGGAGCAGCGCTCCGTGCTGGGCACCAAGGGCGAGAGCGGCCCCGAGGAGCTGGAGGTGCCCCCGACGTACCCGAGCGAGAAGGACCTGGGCGTCATCTCCGTCCCCGTGGCGTCGCTGGTGACTTGCGGCCGCGCCGCCGCTGCTCCGAGCAAGGGAGAAGCGGCAAAAGCCCCGGCTCCggaggctgcagccccgggCGAGGGCTGCCGTggggcccccgccgccccctttGGCACAAACTCTCCGTCCCCTGCACCCGAGCAAGCCCCGGAGCACGCACGGGAGCCGCCCGCCGCCGAGGAGCGCGCGCTGGGAGCCGCCCTGCCCGTCTGA
- the CSRNP2 gene encoding cysteine/serine-rich nuclear protein 2 isoform X3, with the protein MDAIASGGLKRKFEDADVGSPASNSDDEISNSDSADSCDSVNPSSSTGFIPTSILKRQKQLRRKNVRFDQVTVYYFARRQGFTSVPSQGGSSLGMAQRHNSVRRYTLCEFAQEQEVNHREILREHLKEEKLHAKKMKLTKNGTVESEEAEGLTLEDVSDDDIDVENVEVDDYFFLQPLPTKRRRALLRASGVHRIDAEEKQELRAIRLSREECGCDCRLYCDPEACACSQAGIKCQVDRMSFPCGCSRDGCGNMAGRIEFNPIRVRTHYLHTIMKLELENKRQGARPAEEEAVAAAVAAAQGSGSAWPGTQPPETQDFQEFMAENETAVMHLQTAEELERLKAEEDSSSSSGVESLGVCILEEPLAVPEGLCPGLAAPILIQAQLPPGSSVLCFADGAEQAAAAGNQPYLNGGPVVYYQVEQRSVLGTKGESGPEELEVPPTYPSEKDLGVISVPVASLVTCGRAAAAPSKGEAAKAPAPEAAAPGEGCRGAPAAPFGTNSPSPAPEQAPEHAREPPAAEERALGAALPV; encoded by the exons ATGGATGCGATCGCGAGCGGCGGCCTCAAGAGGAAGTTCGAGGACGCGGACGTGGGCTCCCCGGCCTCCAACTCGGACGATGAAATCTCCAACAGCGACAGCGCCGACAGCTGCGACAGCGTCAACCCCTCCAGCTCCACCGGCTTCATCC CCACCTCCATCCTGAAGAGGCAGAAGCAGCTGCGCAGGAAGAATGTGCGCTTCGACCAGGTGACGGTGTACTACTTCGCCCGGCGCCAGGGCTTCACCAGCGTGCCCAGCCAGGGCGGCAGCTCCCTGGGCATGGCGCAGCGCCACAACTCGGTGCGCCGCTACACGCTCTGCGAGTTCgcccaggagcaggaggtgaACCACCGGGAGATCCTGCGGGAGCACCTCAAGGAGGAGAAGCTCCACGCCAAGAAAATGAAG CTCACCAAGAACGGCACGGTGGAGTCCGAGGAGGCGGAGGGGCTGACGCTGGAGGACGTCTCGGACGACGACATCGACGTGGAGAACGTGGAGGTGGACGACTACttcttcctgcagcccctgcccaccaaGCGGCGCCGGGCGCTGCTCCGCGCCTCCGGCGTGCACCGCATCGACGCCGAGGAGAAGCAGGAGCTGCGAGCCATCCGCCTCTCGCGGGAGGAGTGCGGCTGCGACTGCCGCCTCTACTGCGACCCCGAGGCCTGCGCCTGCAGCCAGGCGGGCATCAAATGCCAG GTGGACCGCATGTCCTTCCCCTGCGGCTGCTCGCGGGACGGCTGCGGGAACATGGCCGGCCGCATCGAGTTCAACCCCATCCGCGTGCGGACTCACTACCTCCACACCATCATgaagctggagctggagaaCAAGCGCCAGGGAGCCCGGCCCGccgaggaggaggcggtggcggcaGCGGTGGCGGCAGCGCAGGGCTCCGGCAGCGCCTGGCCGGGGACGCAGCCCCCGGAGACGCAGGACTTCCAGGAGTTCATGGCGGAGAACGAGACGGCCGTCATGCACCTGCAGACggcggaggagctggagagGCTGAAGGCCGAGGAAGACTCGAGCAGCAGCTCCGGCGTGGAGAGCTTGGGCGTCTGCATCCTGGAGGAGCCCCTGGCCGTGCCGGAGGGTTTGTGCCCCGGCCTCGCCGCCCCCATCCTCATCCAAGCGCAGCTGCCGCCGGGTTCCTCCGTCCTCTGCTTTGCCGACGGCGCCGAGCAGGCGGCTGCGGCGGGCAACCAGCCCTACCTGAACGGTGGCCCCGTGGTCTACTACCAGGTGGAGCAGCGCTCCGTGCTGGGCACCAAGGGCGAGAGCGGCCCCGAGGAGCTGGAGGTGCCCCCGACGTACCCGAGCGAGAAGGACCTGGGCGTCATCTCCGTCCCCGTGGCGTCGCTGGTGACTTGCGGCCGCGCCGCCGCTGCTCCGAGCAAGGGAGAAGCGGCAAAAGCCCCGGCTCCggaggctgcagccccgggCGAGGGCTGCCGTggggcccccgccgccccctttGGCACAAACTCTCCGTCCCCTGCACCCGAGCAAGCCCCGGAGCACGCACGGGAGCCGCCCGCCGCCGAGGAGCGCGCGCTGGGAGCCGCCCTGCCCGTCTGA
- the LETMD1 gene encoding LETM1 domain-containing protein 1 isoform X1 encodes MAAPSGHFRRRSRDRSAHRLPPRHVGGRQDGAEPGGGPRGSLEARPRAQPRLGPPGAATPAGGAEGLRSLPFRRGGFPGRPGGRAAGPEAAQRALRALPAALLPPLLRPLRPLHRRWGHGVRSVLLEVREVRRIRQDMARQRLSPQQLPYRDMERLRQFRRDVLKAIPVGLLAIPPFANFLVIVLMYFFPRQLLIRYFWTPSQQREFLAAYHAIRSAAYTEVLQSLALAASSLPEPRLQTQLQELCTKVQRGAQPQVAELYALRSLFSGPPLGLSKLHASHVRALSRVLFLTPRLPAFVLRHRLRGHVLEIRHLDRALLRLGLGQLSEEELRAACYLRGLNSTQLGLAECRAWLEQWLQLSCKLQVSEVSLLANSMVLLSLNYLRAKE; translated from the exons atggcggcgcccaGCGGCCACTTCCGGCGGCGCTCACGTGACCGCTCCGCGCACCGCCTCCCGCCGCGTCACGTGGGCGGCCGCCAAGATGGCGCTGAGCCGGGCGGGGGCCCGCGGGGCTCTCTGGAGGCTCGGCCCCGGGCCCAGCCCCGCCTGGGGCCTCCTGGAGCCGCGACCCCCGCGGGGGGCGCTGAG ggtctCCGTTCGCTGCCGTTCCGCCGAGGCGGGTTCCCGGGGCGCCCTGGCGGCCGTGCTGCGGGGCCTGAAGCGGCTCAACGGGCGCTACGAGCGCTTCCTGCAGCGCTCCTTCCCCCGCTTCTACGGCCTCTACGCCCTCTTCACCGGAGGTGGGGGCACg GGGTCCGGtcggtgctgctggaggtgaggGAGGTGCGGAGGATCCGGCAGGACATGGCCCGGCAGAGGctgagcccccagcagctgccctaCAGGGACATGGAGAGGCTGCGGCAg TTCCGCAGGGACGTGCTCAAGGCCATCCCGGTCGGGCTGCTCGCCATCCCGCCCTTCGCCAACTTCTTGGTCATCGTCCTGAT GTATTTTTTCCCCCGGCAGCTCCTCATCCGCTATTTCTGGACGCCGAGCCAGCAGCGGGAGTTCCTGGCCGCCTACCACGCCATCCGCAGCGCCGCCTACACCgaggtgctgcagagcctggcccTGGCCGCCAGCTCCCTGCCCGAGCCCCGGCTCCAaacccagctgcaggagctctgcaccaag GTGCAGCGGGGGGCGCAGCCGCAGGTGGCCGAGCTGTACGCCCTCAGGAGCCTTTTTTCGGGGCCCCCCCTGGGGCTGAGCAAGCTGCACGCGTCCCACGTG aGGGCCCTGAGCCGGGTCCTGTTCCTCACCCCCCGCCTGCCCGCCTTCGTCCTGAGGCACCGCCTGCGCGGCCACGTCCTGGAGATCCGGCACCTGGACCGGGCCCTGCTGCGCCTGGGCTTGGGGCAGCTCTCCGAGGAGGAGCTGAGGGCG gcttgCTACCTCCGGGGTCTGAACTCGACGCAGCTCGGGCTGGCAGAGTGCAGAGCGTGGCTGGAGCAGtggctgcagctctcctgcaagctgcaag TGTCCgaggtgtccctgctggccAACAGCATGGTCCTGCTGAGCCTCAACTACCTCAGGGCCAAGGAGTGA
- the LETMD1 gene encoding LETM1 domain-containing protein 1 isoform X2, which yields MALSRAGARGALWRLGPGPSPAWGLLEPRPPRGALRVSVRCRSAEAGSRGALAAVLRGLKRLNGRYERFLQRSFPRFYGLYALFTGGVRSVLLEVREVRRIRQDMARQRLSPQQLPYRDMERLRQFRRDVLKAIPVGLLAIPPFANFLVIVLMYFFPRQLLIRYFWTPSQQREFLAAYHAIRSAAYTEVLQSLALAASSLPEPRLQTQLQELCTKVQRGAQPQVAELYALRSLFSGPPLGLSKLHASHVRALSRVLFLTPRLPAFVLRHRLRGHVLEIRHLDRALLRLGLGQLSEEELRAACYLRGLNSTQLGLAECRAWLEQWLQLSCKLQVSEVSLLANSMVLLSLNYLRAKE from the exons ATGGCGCTGAGCCGGGCGGGGGCCCGCGGGGCTCTCTGGAGGCTCGGCCCCGGGCCCAGCCCCGCCTGGGGCCTCCTGGAGCCGCGACCCCCGCGGGGGGCGCTGAG ggtctCCGTTCGCTGCCGTTCCGCCGAGGCGGGTTCCCGGGGCGCCCTGGCGGCCGTGCTGCGGGGCCTGAAGCGGCTCAACGGGCGCTACGAGCGCTTCCTGCAGCGCTCCTTCCCCCGCTTCTACGGCCTCTACGCCCTCTTCACCGGAG GGGTCCGGtcggtgctgctggaggtgaggGAGGTGCGGAGGATCCGGCAGGACATGGCCCGGCAGAGGctgagcccccagcagctgccctaCAGGGACATGGAGAGGCTGCGGCAg TTCCGCAGGGACGTGCTCAAGGCCATCCCGGTCGGGCTGCTCGCCATCCCGCCCTTCGCCAACTTCTTGGTCATCGTCCTGAT GTATTTTTTCCCCCGGCAGCTCCTCATCCGCTATTTCTGGACGCCGAGCCAGCAGCGGGAGTTCCTGGCCGCCTACCACGCCATCCGCAGCGCCGCCTACACCgaggtgctgcagagcctggcccTGGCCGCCAGCTCCCTGCCCGAGCCCCGGCTCCAaacccagctgcaggagctctgcaccaag GTGCAGCGGGGGGCGCAGCCGCAGGTGGCCGAGCTGTACGCCCTCAGGAGCCTTTTTTCGGGGCCCCCCCTGGGGCTGAGCAAGCTGCACGCGTCCCACGTG aGGGCCCTGAGCCGGGTCCTGTTCCTCACCCCCCGCCTGCCCGCCTTCGTCCTGAGGCACCGCCTGCGCGGCCACGTCCTGGAGATCCGGCACCTGGACCGGGCCCTGCTGCGCCTGGGCTTGGGGCAGCTCTCCGAGGAGGAGCTGAGGGCG gcttgCTACCTCCGGGGTCTGAACTCGACGCAGCTCGGGCTGGCAGAGTGCAGAGCGTGGCTGGAGCAGtggctgcagctctcctgcaagctgcaag TGTCCgaggtgtccctgctggccAACAGCATGGTCCTGCTGAGCCTCAACTACCTCAGGGCCAAGGAGTGA